The following proteins come from a genomic window of Triticum aestivum cultivar Chinese Spring chromosome 6A, IWGSC CS RefSeq v2.1, whole genome shotgun sequence:
- the LOC123130905 gene encoding E3 ubiquitin-protein ligase ATL23 → MARMAVSVLFLIAGVVLMLALHVLVIVWAVRRGAVLRLRGAARERDQEQGEATGLTADELGELPCQDFKAAAAVGTGAAECAVCLEAFQGGDRCRVLPGCHHGFHAQCVDSWLRQSRRCPVCRAEVACRGKAAGAAVVDEAATSEIVAERLGGADR, encoded by the coding sequence ATGGCGCGAATGGCGGTCTCCGTGCTCTTCCTCATCGCCGGCGTCGTGCTCATGCTCGCGCTGCACGTCCTCGTCATCGTCTGGGCGGTCCGGCGGGGCGCCGTGCTGCGGCTGCGGGGTGCGGCGCGGGAGCGGGACCAGGAGCAGGGGGAAGCGACGGGTCTGACGGCCGACGAGCTGGGCGAGCTGCCGTGCCAGGACTTCAAGGCCGCCGCCGCGGTCGGGACGGGCGCCGCCGAGTGCGCGGTGTGCCTGGAGGCGTTCCAGGGGGGCGACCGGTGCCGCGTGCTGCCGGGGTGCCACCATGGGTTCCACGCGCAGTGCGTGGACTCGTGGCTGCGCCAGAGCCGCCGGTGCCCGGTGTGCCGCGCCGAGGTGGCCTGCCGCGGCAAGGCGGCCGGCGCGGCGGTTGTCGATGAGGCCGCCACATCGGAGATCGTCGCTGAAAGACTGGGAGGTGCAGATCGCTAG